In Isoptericola jiangsuensis, the following proteins share a genomic window:
- a CDS encoding RNA degradosome polyphosphate kinase produces MDPQLAAHIAEHIAEEPAEPAAVPVPAELEPLPADRFADRELSWLAFNERVLELAEDPTLPLLERVRFLAIFASNLDEFFMVRVAGLKRRIATGIAVTAASGLTPREVLEGIGAGAHRLMRRHAEVFRDQVQPVLADENITIVHWEDLAEKEQIRLHKFFRKQIFPVLTPLAVDPAHPFPYISGLSLNLAVVVANPVTGKEHFARVKVPPLLPRFIAVDDRGRPSAPTPTQGGGTQTSFVPLEEVIAHHLDHLFPGMEVREHHTFRVTRNEDVEVEEDDAENLLQAMEKELLRRRFGPPVRLELAEGISERIRELLIRELAVSEEEVYELPAPLDLTGLNVIADIDRTDLHYPRFVPTTHRQLAEVESAMPGNVFQSIRERDVLLHHPYDSFSTSVQTFLEQAAADPKVLAIKQTLYRTSGDSPIVDALIDAAEAGKQVLALVEIKARFDEQANISWARKLEEAGVHVVYGIVGLKTHCKLSLVVRQESDGLRRYCHVGTGNYHPKTARLYTDHGLLTCDPDVGQDLTRLFNQLSGYAPRSRFHRLLVAPRTVRSGLIERIDREAAAARAGHEAWVKFKVNSAVDEATIDALYRASQAGVKVDLVVRGICAVRPGVPGLSENIRVRSILGRFLEHSRIFAFANSAGPQIGEGPEAGPEVFIGSADLMHRNLDRRVEALVRITDQGQILELLELMNDSVSPRTASWHLGPDGGWERQVTGPDGEPTDDLQAVLVDRHRRRPSRS; encoded by the coding sequence ATGGACCCCCAGCTCGCCGCCCACATCGCCGAGCACATCGCCGAGGAGCCGGCGGAGCCGGCCGCGGTCCCGGTGCCGGCGGAGCTGGAGCCGCTGCCCGCGGACCGGTTCGCCGACCGTGAGCTGAGCTGGCTCGCGTTCAACGAGCGCGTGCTGGAGCTCGCGGAGGACCCGACGCTGCCGCTGCTGGAGCGGGTGCGGTTCCTCGCGATCTTCGCGTCGAACCTGGACGAGTTCTTCATGGTGCGGGTGGCGGGCCTGAAGCGGCGCATCGCCACGGGCATCGCGGTCACCGCGGCGTCGGGCCTCACCCCGCGCGAGGTCCTGGAGGGCATCGGGGCGGGCGCGCACCGCCTGATGCGCCGGCACGCGGAGGTGTTCCGCGACCAGGTGCAGCCGGTCCTCGCGGACGAGAACATCACGATCGTCCACTGGGAGGACCTGGCGGAGAAGGAGCAGATCCGCCTCCACAAGTTCTTCCGCAAGCAGATCTTCCCCGTGCTGACGCCGCTGGCCGTCGATCCCGCGCACCCCTTCCCGTACATCTCGGGGCTGTCGCTGAACCTCGCCGTCGTGGTCGCGAACCCGGTGACGGGCAAGGAGCACTTCGCGCGCGTCAAGGTGCCGCCGCTGCTGCCGCGGTTCATCGCGGTCGACGACCGGGGCCGCCCGAGCGCGCCGACGCCCACGCAGGGCGGCGGCACGCAGACGTCGTTCGTGCCGCTCGAGGAGGTCATCGCCCACCACCTCGACCACCTGTTCCCCGGCATGGAGGTGCGCGAGCACCACACGTTCCGCGTCACCCGCAACGAGGACGTGGAGGTCGAGGAGGACGACGCCGAGAACCTGCTCCAGGCGATGGAGAAGGAGCTGCTGCGGCGCCGGTTCGGCCCGCCGGTCCGCCTGGAGCTGGCCGAGGGCATCTCGGAGCGCATCCGCGAGCTGCTGATCCGCGAGCTCGCCGTGTCCGAGGAGGAGGTGTACGAGCTCCCCGCCCCGCTGGACCTCACGGGCCTCAACGTCATCGCGGACATCGACCGGACGGACCTGCACTACCCGCGGTTCGTCCCGACGACGCACCGCCAGCTCGCCGAGGTCGAGTCGGCGATGCCGGGCAACGTGTTCCAGTCCATCCGGGAGCGCGACGTCCTGCTGCACCACCCATACGACTCGTTCTCGACGTCGGTGCAGACGTTCCTGGAGCAGGCCGCCGCCGACCCGAAGGTCCTGGCGATCAAGCAGACGCTGTACCGCACGTCGGGCGACTCCCCCATCGTGGACGCCCTCATCGACGCCGCGGAGGCCGGCAAGCAGGTTCTCGCGCTGGTGGAGATCAAGGCGCGGTTCGACGAGCAGGCGAACATCTCGTGGGCGCGCAAGCTGGAGGAGGCGGGCGTCCACGTCGTGTACGGCATCGTCGGCCTCAAGACGCACTGCAAGCTGTCCCTCGTGGTGCGCCAGGAGTCCGACGGGCTGCGCCGCTACTGCCACGTCGGCACCGGCAACTACCACCCGAAGACGGCCCGCCTGTACACCGACCACGGCCTGCTGACGTGCGACCCGGACGTGGGGCAGGACCTCACGCGCCTGTTCAACCAGCTCTCGGGGTACGCGCCCCGGTCCCGGTTCCACCGGCTGCTGGTGGCGCCCCGCACGGTGCGCAGCGGCCTCATCGAGCGCATCGACCGCGAGGCGGCCGCCGCCCGTGCCGGGCACGAGGCGTGGGTGAAGTTCAAGGTGAACTCCGCCGTCGACGAGGCCACGATCGACGCCCTGTACCGGGCGTCGCAGGCCGGCGTGAAGGTCGACCTGGTGGTGCGCGGCATCTGCGCGGTGCGGCCGGGCGTGCCGGGCCTGAGCGAGAACATCCGGGTCCGGTCGATCCTCGGCCGGTTCCTGGAGCACTCGCGGATCTTCGCGTTCGCGAACTCGGCGGGACCGCAGATCGGCGAGGGGCCCGAGGCCGGGCCGGAGGTGTTCATCGGGTCGGCCGACCTCATGCACCGCAACCTCGACCGTCGCGTGGAGGCGCTGGTGCGCATCACCGACCAGGGGCAGATCCTCGAGCTGCTGGAGCTGATGAACGACTCGGTGTCGCCGCGCACGGCGTCGTGGCACCTCGGCCCCGACGGCGGCTGGGAGCGCCAGGTGACCGGTCCCGACGGGGAGCCCACCGACGACCTGCAGGCCGTGCTGGTGGACCGGCACCGTCGGCGCCCGTCCCGGTCCTGA
- the mshD gene encoding mycothiol synthase, translating into MRLPVPVEIGPLSPAAQDAVRALADDAARHDGVAPLSEQPLLHLGADDAATTHVVARTSAGATAGYLQVDRSGDVASAELVVHPEHRRGGIGSLLLRTAQRDARLPERSGAPDQRGKPLRLWAHGDLEAARGFAAARGLTAARELLFLARPLDADLPAPALPADHVLRPFRPGADDDAWVALNAAAFAGHPEQGRLTVADLHDRAAEPWFDPAGFLLLEDPDGALVGSVWTKVEPGQEAGRVDGEIYAVGTAPAAQGRGLGTALTAAGLAHLAAVGCARGVLYVDGDNTAARRTYDRLGFARAGTDVQYAPA; encoded by the coding sequence GTGCGCCTTCCCGTCCCGGTCGAGATCGGTCCGTTGAGCCCTGCCGCGCAGGACGCCGTGCGTGCGCTGGCGGACGACGCCGCGCGCCACGACGGCGTCGCGCCGCTGTCCGAGCAGCCGCTGCTGCACCTCGGGGCGGACGACGCCGCCACGACGCACGTCGTGGCGCGAACCTCCGCGGGCGCGACGGCGGGCTACCTGCAGGTGGACCGGTCGGGCGACGTGGCGAGCGCCGAGCTGGTGGTGCACCCGGAGCACCGGCGCGGCGGGATCGGGTCGCTGCTGCTGCGCACCGCGCAGCGGGACGCACGCCTGCCGGAGCGGTCGGGGGCGCCGGACCAGCGCGGCAAGCCGCTGCGCCTCTGGGCGCACGGCGACCTGGAGGCCGCGCGCGGCTTCGCCGCGGCCCGCGGCCTGACGGCGGCGCGCGAGCTGCTGTTCCTTGCCCGCCCGCTGGACGCCGACCTCCCGGCCCCCGCCCTGCCCGCCGACCACGTGCTGCGGCCGTTCCGCCCCGGCGCGGACGACGACGCCTGGGTGGCGCTCAACGCGGCGGCGTTCGCGGGACACCCGGAGCAGGGCCGCCTGACCGTCGCGGACCTGCACGACCGCGCGGCCGAGCCCTGGTTCGACCCGGCGGGGTTCCTGCTGCTGGAGGACCCGGACGGCGCGCTGGTCGGGTCGGTGTGGACCAAGGTCGAGCCGGGCCAGGAGGCGGGCCGGGTCGACGGCGAGATCTACGCGGTCGGCACGGCGCCGGCCGCGCAGGGTCGCGGCCTGGGCACGGCCCTCACCGCGGCGGGCCTGGCGCACCTGGCGGCCGTCGGCTGCGCCCGCGGCGTGCTGTACGTCGACGGGGACAACACGGCCGCCCGGCGCACGTACGACCGGCTGGGCTTCGCCCGCGCGGGGACCGACGTGCAGTACGCCCCCGCCTGA
- a CDS encoding NUDIX hydrolase, with protein sequence MSSSLPWATRPLLTSTPFVDPLGATSVPHAPVIETAGALVWRVRQGRLQVQLVHRPRYDDWSWPKGKHEDGEALSTTAVREVTEETGKPIVVGVPLPGLQYLTPEGRVKRVHYWAARRAGAETDARALAARAPVAPVNKREIDRTEWLDADEAAERLTRASDRGPLDELREAHADLRLDTRALVIVRHGRAVPRQTWHGEEQERPLTPVGHAQASALVPVLAGYGVSTVVSSRWERCATTMDPYVRAAGLRPEYSDSLGEAQHERSPARVAAAVRDLLEQPRASVLCTHRPVLPTVLDVLGQHSRRSVAAVLPRRDPYLEPGEALVAHVAATSKGPRVVAAERISPPVW encoded by the coding sequence ATGAGCAGCTCCCTGCCCTGGGCGACCCGCCCCCTGCTGACGTCCACGCCGTTCGTCGACCCGCTGGGCGCGACGTCGGTGCCCCACGCCCCTGTCATCGAGACGGCGGGCGCCCTGGTGTGGCGGGTGCGGCAGGGTCGCCTCCAGGTGCAGCTCGTGCACCGGCCGCGCTACGACGACTGGTCGTGGCCGAAGGGCAAGCACGAGGACGGCGAGGCGCTGTCCACGACCGCGGTGCGCGAGGTCACCGAGGAGACGGGCAAGCCGATCGTCGTGGGCGTGCCGCTGCCGGGCCTGCAGTACCTGACGCCCGAGGGGCGCGTGAAGCGCGTGCACTACTGGGCGGCCCGACGGGCCGGCGCGGAGACGGACGCCCGGGCGCTGGCCGCGCGGGCACCCGTGGCCCCGGTGAACAAGCGCGAGATCGACCGGACGGAGTGGCTGGACGCCGACGAGGCGGCCGAGCGCCTGACGCGCGCGTCGGACCGCGGGCCGCTGGACGAGCTGCGGGAGGCCCACGCCGACCTGCGCCTGGACACCCGCGCCCTCGTGATCGTGCGGCACGGCCGCGCGGTGCCCCGCCAGACGTGGCACGGCGAGGAGCAGGAGCGCCCCCTGACGCCCGTGGGGCACGCGCAGGCGTCCGCCCTGGTGCCGGTGCTGGCCGGGTACGGCGTCAGCACGGTCGTGTCGAGCCGGTGGGAGCGGTGCGCGACGACGATGGACCCGTACGTGCGGGCGGCGGGGCTGCGCCCGGAGTACAGCGACTCGCTCGGCGAGGCGCAGCACGAGCGCTCGCCCGCCCGGGTCGCGGCCGCGGTGCGGGACCTGCTGGAGCAGCCGCGCGCGTCGGTGCTGTGCACCCACCGTCCGGTGCTGCCGACGGTCCTGGACGTCCTCGGCCAGCACTCGCGCCGGTCGGTCGCGGCGGTGCTGCCGCGACGCGACCCGTACCTGGAGCCGGGCGAGGCTCTCGTCGCGCACGTCGCGGCCACGTCGAAGGGGCCTCGGG